The Salvia miltiorrhiza cultivar Shanhuang (shh) chromosome 1, IMPLAD_Smil_shh, whole genome shotgun sequence genome has a window encoding:
- the LOC131021892 gene encoding uncharacterized protein LOC131021892, with the protein MARNRNANRNQEELEQLALERMDNLIESFQKKKPPTYNGTGKPDDAEEWIRGIEKVFGRMRYSTHEKVVCATYQLEGEADLWWESVRRTLTNEAFEAMTWDEFKEAYLTKYIPLSFRHKRENEFWNLRQGNRSVEEYDRAFNQLARYAPAHVDTDAKRAERFRQGLRPEIGVPLSTHDTLTYA; encoded by the coding sequence ATGGCAAGAAACCGCAATGCTAACCGCAACCAAGAAGAGCTGGAACAACTGGCACTCGAACGGATGGACAATTTAATCGAAAGTTTCCAGAAAAAGAAGCCCCCAACTTACAATGGAACGGGGAAGCCTGATGATGCTGAAGAATGGATACGCGGGATTGAAAAAGTCTTCGGACGCATGCGCTACAGTACACATGAGAAGGTGGTCTGTGCCACCTACCAGCTCGAGGGAGAAGCAGATCTATGGTGGGAATCCGTGCGACGCACCCTCACCAATGAGGCATTTGAGGCCATGACATGGGATGAGTTCAAAGAAGCATACCTCACAAAGTATATCCCACTGAGCTTTCGACACAAAAGGGAGAACGAATTTTGGAATCTGCGTCAAGGAAATCGCTCCGTTGAGGAGTATGATCGTGCATTCAATCAGCTAGCGCGTTATGCACCAGCCCACGTTGACACAGACGCCAAAAGGGCAGAACGGTTTAGACAAGGGTTACGCCCTGAGATAGGTGTACCCCTGTCCACACACGATACGCTCACTTATGCATAG